The window GTACCTTGAAGCCTCTTTTCGTGCATTGTCCGCCTATTTGGGGCAGCCTATCAAAGTTATGAAGGACAGCTCAAGCGAAAGTACCGATTTACAGGTATGGTTGAGTGAAAAGTCCTTGACAACAAGCGAAGGGAAATGGTTGATTCTGAAACCGGACGTGATGGCAAAACAGTTGATCGAGCCCGGACCTACAAAAAACATTTTTCATTTAACCTCCCGTTTAAATCCCAAGAATACGGTGGAGCAGCGATTCACGGAACAATTGTTGGGTATTTTGGGCGTGAACAAGGAGGTTGAAAGTCTTGCCAAAAATATGGACAGACGTCAGATGGAAGAAGCCTCTTTAAAGCCCAATTATGTGGCGCCCAAACGAAAAAGGGAACGCGCCACTTTAGTGGATATTTCACTTTGGGTATTTGGTCTAGTGGCGGGATTGATGCTGGCAGAACGATTGATTTCAAAGTATAGAAAACAGTGAACGGAGCAGCCCACATAAAACAGTTTCAGAAACGTTGGCAACAATTGCTGTATGCCGAGGCACTGTTATATGCCGTTGGTTTTGGAGGGATGATGTACCTGTTTACCCACAACATGGGATATGGTATCCTAAGCCTTTTGGTGGCCCTGGTTGTTTCCGTATGGATCAAAAGACCTTGGAAAATAAATGAAGCAAGGGCTGTCAACTATATTGATGCCCACTTGCCACAGGCTGGATATAGCAGTGGACTATTATTGGTGTCTGCCCAAGAGCTTTCAGACCTATCAAAATTACAGCAGTACCGCGTTTCCGCCCAGTTAGAACCTGTTTTACCCAAGACACGGCCACCTCAAAAACTATTCAAGGCGGCATTGGTCATGTTCGGACTGGTGCTTATCGGACTGATGGCCAATACCCTCTGGACATCCTTGAATCCATTTTCGAGTAATGGTTCATCCAATCAGGACGTTATTACTTTCGCTCCGAAGGATAGTTTATCATCATCCATCAAAATCCCTGAGCTCACCGATACGAAAGTGACCGTTCAATACCCATCCTATACCAAAAAACCAACCATACAGACTTCTTTACCCAACATCAAAGCGGTGCAAGGTTCCAGGATCACATGGCATCTCGAATTTGATGTCGAAGTACAAAAGGTTCAAATGGACCTGATGGGAGAGCATTTTGATTTTGTCAAAGTGCAAAACCAATACCGATTGACCAAGCCCTTGGAAGCTTCGGGCTTTTATAGCTTCACTTTTACCGATGGTGACGCAAACGATTATGTAAGCGACCTGTATTCCATGGAAATGGTCAGCGACGAACCACCCTTGGTACAGCTGGAGGGATTGGACTATTACAGCTATTTTGAGTTTGAGGACGATAAGCGGTTGATGTTCAATGCTAATATTTCCGATGATTTTGGAGTTGAGGATGCCTACATCATCGCCACGGTCAGTAAGGGTTCGGGAGAGTCCGTAAAGTTTAGGGAGGAGTCCGTTCGCTTTGATCAAACTATCCCAAAAGGAGGTAAGTTGGTGCAATTGCGACAACAACTGGATTTGAATGCCCTCAACATGGACCCGGGGGATGAACTCTATTTTTATGTGGAGGCCCTGGACCAAAAATCACCAACACCCAATGTGGCGCGTAGCGAAACCTACTTTGCGGTGATTCGGGATACGGTCACGGATATGTTTGCGGTGGAAGGAAACTTGGGAGTGGACTTGATGCCCGATTATTTTAGGAGTCAGCGCCAACTCATAATTGATACTGAAAAACTGATTTCCGAACGTGGTAAAATTTCCGAAAAAGATTTCAAGTTCAGGAGCAACGAACTTGGTTTTGATCAAAAACAATTGCGCTTAAAGTACGGACAATTTATGGGCGACGAGACCGAAATGCAATCCGCCCCTGGGCAAGTATCGCCTGAAGCCGGTGAGGCAGACCATGACCACGACCACGAGGGTGGGGAAGAGGACCTGCTGGATGCATATAGCCACAAACATGACAGCGATAACGAGCACAACCTGGTGGTGGAAGACGATCACGATCATGGCACCGAGGAAGAGAAAGAAGACCCTTTGCACGAATACGTGCACGACCATGGTGACCCTGAAGCATCCACACTTTTTGAAAAATCCCTCAAAGCGAAGCTTCGGGATGCCTTGACCATAATGTGGGATGCGGAATTGTACCTCAGATTGTATGAGCCGGAAAAATCCTTGCCCTATCAATACGATGCCTTGGAGATTATTCAGGACATTAAGAACAGTGCCCGAATCTATGTCCACCGAATCGGTTTTGATCCTCCACCGATCAAGGAGGAGAATCGACTTAGTGGTGATATCGAGGGGATTACCAACGTTACCAAAGAGGAAGGATTTGATTACGAAATGTCCTTTGCTGCCACTCGTGAAGCCATATATCGTTTGGAACTCCTCATTCAAAGTGAAACAAATTTTAGCGAAACCGATGCCGCCCTTTTTGAAGAGGCAGGAAATGAACTGGCCCAAAAAGCCATCGCCGAACCCCTTACATATGTTAAAGTGCTACAAGGACTTCGGGATTTACAAAAGGCTCCGGATAGGACCAGAGAAAGCTATATGGAAGTGCAACGAAAATTATTGTCGGTGTTGCCCGAAGTGGATGATAACCCTTTCAAAAGAACGGTATACCCTGATGAAATCAATCAACTGTACCTAAAGGAACTGGAGGCGTATGAGTGATGGAGTGCAGTTGTTGAACCAAAACATCTTATGGCCTGTGGTGTTGATCGCGCTATTGTTGTTGACGGTATTTGTTTGGAAGGAATGGGAACAACGGAATGGGAAACGTTTTTGGGTAAAATCGGTGTTGGGGTTAATGGCCGTGGCATCTTTGGCCATGATAATATGGCGTCCCGCCACCTTTCAGGAAGAAACCAAGGGCAAAGCCATTATTCTGACCAAAGGATACCGTACCGCCCAATTGGACAGTTTACGATCTATCTACAAGCGGATTCCGATGGAAAATTATTCCCCTGG is drawn from Flagellimonas sp. MMG031 and contains these coding sequences:
- a CDS encoding tryptophan-rich sensory protein, which produces MNGAAHIKQFQKRWQQLLYAEALLYAVGFGGMMYLFTHNMGYGILSLLVALVVSVWIKRPWKINEARAVNYIDAHLPQAGYSSGLLLVSAQELSDLSKLQQYRVSAQLEPVLPKTRPPQKLFKAALVMFGLVLIGLMANTLWTSLNPFSSNGSSNQDVITFAPKDSLSSSIKIPELTDTKVTVQYPSYTKKPTIQTSLPNIKAVQGSRITWHLEFDVEVQKVQMDLMGEHFDFVKVQNQYRLTKPLEASGFYSFTFTDGDANDYVSDLYSMEMVSDEPPLVQLEGLDYYSYFEFEDDKRLMFNANISDDFGVEDAYIIATVSKGSGESVKFREESVRFDQTIPKGGKLVQLRQQLDLNALNMDPGDELYFYVEALDQKSPTPNVARSETYFAVIRDTVTDMFAVEGNLGVDLMPDYFRSQRQLIIDTEKLISERGKISEKDFKFRSNELGFDQKQLRLKYGQFMGDETEMQSAPGQVSPEAGEADHDHDHEGGEEDLLDAYSHKHDSDNEHNLVVEDDHDHGTEEEKEDPLHEYVHDHGDPEASTLFEKSLKAKLRDALTIMWDAELYLRLYEPEKSLPYQYDALEIIQDIKNSARIYVHRIGFDPPPIKEENRLSGDIEGITNVTKEEGFDYEMSFAATREAIYRLELLIQSETNFSETDAALFEEAGNELAQKAIAEPLTYVKVLQGLRDLQKAPDRTRESYMEVQRKLLSVLPEVDDNPFKRTVYPDEINQLYLKELEAYE